One window of Acomys russatus chromosome 28, mAcoRus1.1, whole genome shotgun sequence genomic DNA carries:
- the LOC127210680 gene encoding olfactory receptor 6C74-like: MKNHTRVTVFILAGLTDDPQWKVVLFIFLLLTYMLSITGNLTIITLTLVDTHLKTPMYFFLRNFSFLEISYTTTCIPKLLVTMATGDKTISYNSCAAQLFFAFLLGSSEFYLLAAMSYDRYVAICKPLHYMTIMNNKVCVQLVLSCWLAGFLIIFPPLLLGLDLDFCASNIIDHFYCDTTPLLQLSCTDTQLLEMMAFVSALVTLLLTLVMVIISYTYIALTILKIPSASQRKKAFSTCSSHMIVISLSYGSCIFMYVKPSVKQRVSISKGISVLNTSVAPLLNPFIYTLRNQQVKKAFTNMIQRIASLSKK, from the coding sequence ATGAAGAACCATACGAGGGTGACAGTTTTCATCCTGGCAGGTTTGACTGATGACCCACAGTGGAAAGTTGTGTTattcatcttcctgcttcttacCTACATGCTCAGCATCACAGGCAATCTGACCATCATAACCCTCACCCTGGTAGATACTCACCTGAAGACCCCCATGTACTTTTTCCTTCGGAATTTTTCCTTCTTAGAGATTTCCTACACTACTACATGTATTCCCAAATTGCTTGTTACTATGGCAACAGGGGATAAAACCATTTCTTACAACAGCTGTGCTGCTcagttgttttttgctttcctgCTTGGATCATCAGAATTTTACTTGCTGGCAGCCATGTCCTATGACCGATATGTAGCCATCTGCAAGCCCCTGCACTACATGACCATCATGAACAATAAAGTCTGTGTGCAGCTGGTCCTCAGTTGTTGGCTTGCTGGATTTTTAATCATCTTTCCTCCGCTCCTGTTAGGTTTGGATCTTGACTTCTGTGCCTCCAACATTATTGATCATTTCTACTGTGACACCACTCCTCTCCTGCAGCTttcctgcacagacacacagctccTGGAGATGATGGCATTTGTCTCAGCCTTGGTGACACTCTTACTCACGTTGGTCATGGTGATAATATCCTACACCTACATTGCCCTGACAATTCTAAAAATCCCTTCAGCCAGTCAGAGGAAGAAGGCTTTCTCTACATGTTCTTCTCACATGATCGTGATATCCCTCTCATACGGCAGCTGCATCTTCATGTATGTTAAACCGTCAGTCAAGCAGAGAGTGTCTATTTCCAAGGGAATTTCTGTGCTCAATACCTCAGTGGCTCCACTTCTGAATCCTTTTATCTACACCTTGAGGAATCAGCAAGTGAAAAAGGCATTCACTAACATGATACAACGGATTGCATCGCTCTCTAAGAAATGA